A single window of Falco peregrinus isolate bFalPer1 chromosome 11, bFalPer1.pri, whole genome shotgun sequence DNA harbors:
- the SLC30A1 gene encoding proton-coupled zinc antiporter SLC30A1: protein MCGGMAAKGPGGPRWWQNRRARLLCMLALTFLFFVVEVVVSRVTSSLAMLSDSFHMLSDVMALVVALVAVRFAQRTRATKKNTFGWVRAEVMGALVNAVFLTALCFTILLEAIERFTEPHEIQQPLVVIGVGVAGLVINLLGLCLFNHHGVGGHGHSHGHGHSHSGRQHPRGGSKPEQPPGDGEAALHREETSTLVENCSSSNGVSQEKLGDMKDDMTDLQVNGNAGHYPLDVEEVEEDSSAQLNMRGVFLHVFGDALGSVIVVVNALLFYGLWNPCPKDGPCFNPCVNNHCMENATLSQILGRANKSEQEHITVAGPCWLLYLDPILCLMMVCILLYTTYPLLRESALILLQTVPKQIDVHSLNSKLRTLEGVEAVHELHIWQLAGSRIIGTAHIKCPDPSTYMMVAKRIKEIFHDEGIHATTIQPEFASVGSESGRGKCEFPCRTQCALKQCCGTGEDSTAKKTEKSSSLSISCSEVVIEFPKTRRTKSESIPSVKLEANTDQNEQFESSL from the exons ATGTGCGGGGGGATGGCGGCGAaggggccgggcgggccgcgGTGGTGGCAGAACCGGCGGGCGCGGCTGCTGTGCATGCTGGCGCTCACCTTCCTCTTCTTCgtggtggaggtggtggtgagCCGGGTCACGTCGTCGCTGGCCATGCTCTCTGACTCCTTCCACATGCTCTCCGATGTCATGGCCCTGGTCGTGGCACTGGTGGCCGTGCGCTTCGCCCAGCGCACCCGTGCCACCAAGAAGAACACCTTCGGGTGGGTCCGGGCCGAGGTGATGGGCGCCCTCGTCAACGCCGTCTTCCTCACCGCCCTCTGCTTCACCATCCTGCTGGAGGCCATCGAGCGCTTCACCGAGCCCCATGAGATCCAGCAGCCGCTGGTGGTCATCGGcgtgggggtggcggggctcGTCATCAacctgctggggctctgcctcTTCAACCACCACGGCGTCGGGGGCCACGGCCATTCCCACGGCCACGGGCACTCGCACAGCGGCAGGCAGCACCCCCGCGGTGGCTCCAAGCCCGAGCAGCCGCCCGGGGACGGGGAGGCTGCGCTGCACCGGGAGGAGACCAGCACCTTGGTGGagaactgcagcagctccaaCGGAGTCAGCCAGGAGAAGCTAG GTGATATGAAAGACGACATGACTGACCTACAAGTGAACGGGAATGCTGGTCATTATCCTCTGGATGTAGAGGAGGTTGAAGAAGACTCTAGTGCACAGCTTAACATGCGTGGagtttttctgcatgtttttggAGATGCCTTAGGTTCAGTAATTGTGGTAGTGAATGCCTTGCTCTTTTACGGGTTGTGGAATCCATGCCCCAAAGATGGGCCCTGCTTTAATCCATGTGTCAATAATCATTGCATGGAAAATGCTACTTTATCCCAAATACTTGGCAGAGCAAACAAGTCTGAGCAAGAGCACATTACGGTGGCTGGTCCATGCTGGTTGCTATATTTAGATCCCATCCTTTGTTTGATGATGGTTTGTATACTCCTTTACACAACTTATCCGTTACTTAGAGAGTCAGCCCTTATACTTCTACAAACTGTTCCCAAACAAATAGATGTTCATTCTTTGAACTCAAAATTACGTACCCTTGAAGGAGTTGAAGCAGTTCATGAATTACACATTTGGCAGCTAGCAGGCAGTAGGATCATTGGCACTGCTCACATCAAGTGTCCTGACCCTTCCACATACATGATGGTGGCAAAGCGCATAAAAGAGATCTTTCATGACGAAGGGATTCATGCAACTACCATTCAGCCTGAGTTTGCCAGTGTCGGCTCTGAATCAGGGAGAGGGAAATGTGAGTTTCCTTGCAGGACTCAGTGCGCTCTGAAGCAGTGTTGCGGAACAGGAGAAGATAGTActgcaaagaagacagaaaaatcttcGTCACTTAGTATTTCTTGTTCAGAAGTTGTCATTGAATTTCCAAAAACTAGGAGGACTAAGTCGGAGAGCATTCCTTCAGTTAAGCTAGAGGCAAACACTGATCAAAACGAGCAGTTTGAGTCATCCTTGTAA